Proteins encoded together in one Ipomoea triloba cultivar NCNSP0323 chromosome 4, ASM357664v1 window:
- the LOC116016169 gene encoding RING-H2 finger protein ATL39-like — translation MRMSSEELETTNSWHSTDLNAFTSHYFRHHGLLLFTLLLCFLIFLLAFFFFYFINKFTGGANFPAPRPAEAPPPTKGLDAESIQTLPAVAYVSLGVKDMSECSICLGLFEEVEIVKVMPECCHVFHGACVDTWLSTRPSCPLCRASLDSVSA, via the coding sequence ATGAGGATGTCCTCAGAAGAACTGGAAACCACAAACAGCTGGCACAGCACAGACCTCAACGCATTCACTTCCCATTATTTCCGCCACCACGGCCTTCTCCTCTTCACGCTCCTCCTCTGTTTTCTCATCTTCCTACtcgccttcttcttcttctacttcatCAACAAGTTCACCGGCGGCGCCAATTTTCCGGCACCCAGGCCGGCGGAGGCGCCGCCGCCGACAAAAGGGCTCGACGCGGAATCGATTCAAACGTTGCCGGCCGTGGCGTATGTTTCTCTGGGCGTTAAGGATATGAGCGAATGTTCGATCTGTTTGGGGCTGTTTGAAGAGGTGGAGATCGTTAAGGTGATGCCGGAGTGCTGCCATGTCTTCCACGGCGCGTGCGTCGACACGTGGCTGTCGACTCGTCCCAGCTGTCCTCTCTGTCGGGCGTCTCTCGACTCCGTCAGTGCATGA
- the LOC116017706 gene encoding uncharacterized protein LOC116017706 — translation MISDKIYPELMTTGTLSSKHVDFSEFMDTGSLSEHQNYYLIWKSKILFVLADYGLDDVLTTPVDSTDPQWLKRDDSARSFHILPSLDEDLCTTYLHLPTAKSIMDALENRFNSAVVRKMHLFRCYRNHKMEPDMPINKHIFRMRAMATALECAGIRVPDEMQAVLLLNSVPEDWCEDVERVQLGPNGCLEELSLHNATLRLRIASDARMLKNYANNNKGFKLVCNICGNKGHRKRDCPEAIRLEESFHSQDPDFSDLIGMAYNLLKYRLRLNTSGSNFYSWEIRLSEVFRISKVSYVLKDPKPSEKDVEHSKKWLADDLVCRHLMLGAVDDDLFLSFHGYPSAKSMMDAIKAFFSFCSNARRKLLLKKYMDHQMSEGTPIVNHNFKMERLALKLKRAGVTIPDELQAFTLMDSMPESWVDSLITLTLDMDLKEKEMDLKAVRARLLEVGQIKDLMARQDETEMSSKKLVRKSNKAVKGRCFSCGRQGHYTSECPYKGSY, via the exons ATGATCTCCGACAAAATCTACCCCGAATTGATGACCACCGGAACCCTCTCCTCCAAACACGTCGATTTTTCTGAATTTATGGACACTGGAAGTCTCTCCgaacaccaaaattattatcTCATATGGAAGTCTAAAATCCTGTTCGTTCTCGCCGACTATGGACTCGACGACGTTCTCACTACCCCAGTCGACTCCACCGACCCGCAATGGCTCAAGCGAGACGATTCGGCGCGTTCCTTCCACATCCTCCCCAGCCTCGACGAAGATTTATGTACCACATACTTACATCTCCCCACCGCGAAGTCGATCATGGACGCCCTCGAGAACCGCTTCAACTCTGCTGTTGTGCGGAAAATGCATCTCTTCAGATGTTACCGCAACCACAAAATGGAGCCCGACATGCCGATCAATAAGCACATATTCCGTATGCGGGCCATGGCGACAGCGCTCGAGTGTGCCGGAATTAGGGTTCCCGACGAGATGCAGGCGGTGTTGTTACTGAACAGCGTGCCGGAGGATTGGTGTGAGGATGTCGAGAGGGTGCAGTTGGGGCCGAATGGGTGTTTGGAGGAATTGAGTCTCCATAATGCGACCTTGAGGTTGAGGATTGCGAGTGATGCTAGGATGTTGAAGAACTATGCTAATAATAACAAGGGATTCAAACTTGTTTGCAATATCTGTGGAAACAAAGGTCATCGAAAACGCGATTGCCCAGAAG CTATAAGACTAGAGGAAAGTTTCCATTCACAGGATCCAGACTTCTCAGATCTCATTGGAATGGCTTATAATCTACTTAAATACAGATTGAGACTTAACACTTCTGGGTCTAACTTCTACTCGTGGGAGATTAGGCTTTCTGAAGTGTTCCGTATCAGTAAAGTCAGTTATGTCTTGAAGGACCCAAAACCCTCTGAGAAGGATGTTGAACATAGTAAGAAATGGCTAGCTGATGACTTAGTTTGCCGCCATCTTATGCTTGGTGCAGTAGATGATGATCTCTTCCTCAGTTTCCATGGCTACCCCTCTGCCAAGTCTATGATGGATGCTATCAAGGCATTCTTTAGTTTCTGCTCTAATGCTCGGCGTAAGCTTCTGCTTAAAAAATACATGGACCATCAAATGTCTGAGGGCACACCCATAGTTAACCACAATTTCAAGATGGAAAGGTTAGCACTGAAGCTGAAAAGAGCAGGGGTAACTATCCCTGATGAGTTGCAAGCATTTACTTTGATGGATAGCATGCCAGAGTCATGGGTTGACTCATTGATAACACTGACATTGGACATGGACctcaaggaaaaagaaatggaccTTAAAGCAGTGAGAGCAAGGCTGTTGGAAGTCGGTCAAATAAAAGATTTGATGGCACGTCAAGATGAGACAGAAATGTCCAGTAAGAAGCTTGTTAGGAAATCCAATAAGGCTGTCAAGGGTAGGTGTTTTTCTTGCGGGAGGCAAGGCCACTATACATCTGAATGTCCATACAAAGGTAGTTACTAG
- the LOC116014726 gene encoding RING-H2 finger protein ATL63-like: protein MHFSVSSPLPAPVTGEISREDSGDTVKSIFHNILSYNDNVMLAAVISLLLVILFVLLLHVYARWFLTQSRRRSGGGGSVEVPRRRFRSFHVDSTFPDSPEKKGLEKSAISEIPRFVYGGKGGNSGDGSGMECSICLSWFGNGDVVRKLPKCGHAFHAECIEMWLFSHSSCPFCRAPVVCGHGGAAGTSLGFNSAVPGGGGGGGGNATSLQIVVESVPKQDRPENGAAAAEAEAEGNSLPVSSSFSSPPSSSAGG from the coding sequence ATGCATTTTTCAGTATCTTCTCCGCTACCGGCGCCGGTGACCGGAGAGATTTCACGGGAGGATTCCGGCGACACCGTGAAGAGCATATTCCATAATATACTGTCTTACAACGACAACGTCATGCTGGCCGCCGTGATTTCGTTGCTTCTTGTTATTCtctttgttcttcttctccacgTCTACGCCAGGTGGTTCTTGACTCAGTCTCGCCGCcgcagcggcggcggcggctccGTCGAGGTGCCTCGCCGGCGGTTTCGGTCGTTCCACGTTGACTCTACGTTCCCCGATTCTCCGGAGAAGAAGGGCCTGGAGAAATCGGCCATTTCGGAGATTCCGAGGTTTGTGTACGGCGGGAAGGGAGGCAATAGCGGCGACGGGAGTGGGATGGAGTGTAGTATTTGTTTGAGTTGGTTTGGGAACGGAGACGTGGTGAGGAAGTTACCGAAATGCGGCCATGCATTCCATGCAGAGTGTATAGAGATGTGGCTGTTTTCCCACTCTTCCTGCCCGTTTTGCCGGGCTCCGGTGGTGTGCGGACACGGCGGCGCCGCCGGCACGAGTCTGGGATTCAATTCTGCGGTTccgggcggcggcggcggaggaggtgGGAATGCGACGTCGTTACAGATCGTCGTTGAATCAGTTCCAAAACAAGACAGGCCAGAAAATGGAGCTgcggcggcggaggcggaggcggAGGGTAATTCGTTACCAGTAAGTAGTTCGTTTTCTTCGCCGCCGTCGTCATCTGCCGGTGGTTAg
- the LOC116017708 gene encoding SAGA-associated factor 11, whose translation MSASKEDDISSHSQLPSHVFNELLDSIIVDVASECHRIARLGLDRNLDEVEEELHLSTQARARVADPSNSGEASSKYVVDIFGQNHPPVADEVFDCMNCGRSVMAGRFAPHLEKCMGKGRKARQKATRSSTAAQNRYSRGSPVAAYSNSTGMSRLSNGSSGVAGDVYTNGTTEEP comes from the exons ATGTCGGCTTCGAAGGAGGATGATATCTCATCTCATTCTCAG CTGCCATCTCATGTTTTCAATGAACTTCTTGATTCCATTATCGTTGATGTTGCATCTGAATGTCACCGAATAGCAAGACTGGGACTTGACCGCAATCTGGACGAAGTGGAGGAAGAGCTGCATTTGTCAACGCAGGCTCGGGCCAGGGTTGCTGATCCAAGCAATAGTGGTGAAGCAAGTAGTAAATATGTTGTAGATATATTTGGACAAAACCACCCTCCAGTGGCTGATGAAGTATTTGACTGTATGAACTGTGGCCGATCTGTTATGGCTGGACGGTTTGCTCCCCATTTGGAGAAATGCATGGGGAAG GGTAGGAAGGCTCGTCAAAAGGCAACAAGAAGCAGCACTGCTGCACAGAATCGGTACTCGCGAGGAAGCCCTGTTGCTGCCTACTCAAATTCCACCGGCATGAGCCGATTGTCGAATGGGAGTTCGGGTGTTGCAGGTGATGTGTACACAAATGGCACAACAGAAGAGCCTTGA
- the LOC116016167 gene encoding uncharacterized protein LOC116016167, protein MNSDKIYPELKTTGSLSSKHDDYYLIWKSKILFVLADYGLDDVLTTPVDSTDPQWPKRDESARHFHILPSLDEDLRASYSYLPTAKAIMDALESHFNFATVSRKMNLFRSHISYAGHGESAGVCRNRRSRRDAAVLLLNSVPEDWCEDVERVQLGLHVCLEDLSLHNATLRLRIASDARKLKNYVNYKGFKLVCNICGNKGHRKRDCLEALRLEESFPSQYLDFHVIGITYPQLKTRERLYSSGSNFYWWEITLSEVFRISDLSYVLEDPKPPEKDVDHRKKWLADDLLCRHLILGSVDDDLFLSFHGYPTAKSMMDDIKAFFNFSSNARRKLLLKKYMDHQMSEGTPITNHNFKMQRLAQKLKRAGVTIPDELQAFTLMDSMPESWVDSLIALRQDMNLKEKEMDLKAVKARLMEVGRIRDLMAVQDEIEMPCKKLVKKSRKVFEGKCYSCGRQGHYAYECPNKGKKRKLTT, encoded by the exons ATGAACTCCGACAAAATCTACCCCGAATTGAAGACCACCGGAAGTCTCTCCTCCAAACACGACGATTATTATCTCATATGGAAGTCTAAAATCCTGTTCGTTCTCGCCGACTATGGACTCGACGACGTTCTCACAACCCCCGTCGACTCCACCGACCCGCAATGGCCCAAGCGAGACGAGTCGGCGCGTCACTTCCACATCCTCCCCAGCCTCGACGAAGATTTACGTGCCTCATACTCATATCTCCCCACCGCGAAGGCGATCATGGACGCCCTCGAAAGCCACTTCAACTTTGCTACTGTGAGTAGGAAAATGAATCTCTTCAGAT CACATATTTCGTATGCGGGCCATGGCGAAAGTGCTGGAGTGTGCCGGAATCGACGTTCCCGACGAGATGCGGCGGTGTTGCTGCTGAACAGCGTGCCGGAGGATTGGTGCGAGGATGTGGAGAGGGTGCAGTTGGGATTGCATGTGTGTTTGGAGGATTTGAGCCTCCATAATGCGACCTTGAGGTTGAGGATTGCGAGTGATGCTAGGAAGTTGAAGAACTATGTTAATTACAAGGGATTCAAACTCGTCTGCAATATCTGTGGAAACAAAGGTCATCGAAAACGTGATTGTCTAGAAG CTTTAAGACTAGAGGAAAGTTTCCCTTCACAGTATCTAGACTTCCATGTCATTGGAATCACTTACCCTCAACTTAAAACCAGAGAGAGACTGTACTCTTCTGGGTCTAACTTCTACTGGTGGGAGATTACGCTTTCTGAAGTGTTCCGTATCAGTGATCTAAGTTATGTCCTCGAGGACCCAAAACCACCTGAGAAGGATGTTGACCATCGTAAGAAATGGCTAGCTGATGACTTACTTTGCCGCCATCTTATTCTTGGTTCAGTAGATGATGATCTCTTTCTCAGTTTCCATGGCTACCCCACTGCCAAGTCTATGATGGATGATATCAAGGCATTCTTTAATTTCTCCTCTAATGCTCGGCGTAAGCTTCTGCTTAAAAAATACATGGATCATCAAATGTCTGAGGGCACACCCATAACTAACCACAATTTCAAGATGCAAAGGTTAGCACAGAAGCTGAAAAGAGCAGGGGTAACTATCCCTGATGAGTTGCAAGCATTTACTTTGATGGATAGCATGCCAGAGTCATGGGTTGACTCATTGATAGCACTGAGACAGGACATGAAcctgaaggaaaaagaaatggatcTTAAAGCTGTGAAAGCAAGGTTGATGGAAGTTGGTCGAATAAGGGATTTGATGGCTGTTCAAGATGAGATAGAAATGCCCTGTAAGAAGCTTGTTAAGAAATCCAGGAAGGTTTTCGAGGGCAAGTGTTATTCTTGCGGGAGGCAAGGCCACTATGCATACGAATGTCCAAACAAAG GAAAAAAACGGAAGCTCACCACATGA
- the LOC116017241 gene encoding zinc transporter 6, chloroplastic — protein sequence MALCATDTARALLCRDGKAAAHLKLISIFVIFFTSVVGISSPVVLARLFQGKPVYDKAILIIKCFAAGVILSTSLVHVLPDAFDALADCQLASRHPWKDFPFSGLVTLIGVLTALLVDLTATSHVESHGHGHGHGHKVTKDYTRIGESEELGVVSKKLGQREKEAELGIEVSAAGEEGRGESEELVRLKQKLVSQVLEIGIIFHSVIIGVTMGMSQNQCTIKPLVAALAFHQIFEGMGLGGCIAQAGFSFGTTAYMSFMFSVTTPMGIVLGMIVFSVTGYDDSSPNALILEGLLGSLSSGILIYMALVDLIALDFFHNKLMSSEPLLKKASFAALVLGSTSMSILALWA from the exons ATGGCTCTGTGCGCGACGGACACCGCACGCGCTCTGTTGTGCCGGGACGGCAAGGCCGCTGCTCACCTCAAGCTTATATCCATTTTCGTAATTTTCTTCACGAGCGTCGTCGGTATATCGTCGCCGGTTGTGCTCGCCCGGCTGTTTCAAGGCAAGCCGGTTTACGACAAGGCTATTCTGATAATCAAGTGCTTCGCCGCCGGCGTGATTCTCTCCACCTCGCTCGTGCACGTGCTCCCGGACGCCTTCGACGCGCTCGCCGACTGCCAGCTGGCGTCCCGGCACCCCTGGAAGGACTTCCCGTTCTCCGGCCTCGTAACGCTAATCGGCGTTCTCACGGCGCTTTTGGTTGACTTGACCGCAACTTCTCACGTCGAAAGCCACGGGCACGGGCACGGGCACGGCCATAAAGTGACGAAAGATTACACGCGGATTGGAGAGAGCGAAGAATTGGGGGTTGTGAGTAAGAAATTAGgtcagagagagaaagaggcgGAGCTGGGGATTGAGGTATCGGCGGCGGGAGAGGAGGGGAGAGGGGAATCGGAGGAATTGGTGAGATTGAAGCAGAAATTGGTGTCTCAGGTTTTGGAAATTGGGATAATATTTCACTCGGTGATTATCGGCGTCACAATGGGAATGTCTCAGAACCAGTGCACGATCAAGCCACTCGTGGCGGCGCTAGCATTTCACCAGATCTTTGAAGGGATGGGCCTAGGAGGTTGCATTGCCCAG GCGGGTTTTAGTTTTGGAACAACAGCTTACATGAGCTTCATGTTCTCAGTGACAACCCCAATGGGTATCGTCCTTGGTATGATTGTCTTCTCTGTTACTGGCTACGATGACAGCAGTCCAAACGCGCTGATTCTCGAAGGTTTGCTCGGGTCCTTGTCTTCCGGCATACTGATATACATGGCCCTTGTGGACCTCATAGCTCTCGACTTCTTCCACAACAAATTGATGAGTTCGGAACCATTGTTGAAAAAGGCGTCTTTCGCTGCCCTAGTTCTTGGTTCTACATCGATGTCAATTCTTGCTCTCTGGGCTTGA
- the LOC116014701 gene encoding RING-H2 finger protein ATL57-like produces MWECKPGSGATRPQVLWLLLALFFVYFLYKFTGGGANFPAKGLDVESIQKLPAVAYASLGVKDMSECSICLGLFEEVEIVKVMPECCHVFHGECIDTWLSTRPSCPLCRASLHSVSA; encoded by the coding sequence atgtgggagtgtaaaccaggatcgggtgccactagaccacaagttctTTGGCTCCTCCTCGCCTTATTCTTCGTCTACTTCCTCTACAAGTTCACCGGCGGCGGCGCCAACTTTCCGGCTAAAGGGCTCGACGTGGAATCGATTCAGAAGCTGCCGGCCGTGGCGTATGCTTCTCTGGGCGTTAAGGATATGAGCGAATGTTCCATCTGTTTGGGGCTGTTTGAAGAGGTGGAGATTGTTAAGGTGATGCCGGAGTGCTGCCATGTCTTCCATGGCGAGTGCATTGACACGTGGCTTTCGACTCGTCCTAGCTGTCCTCTCTGTCGGGCGTCTCTCCACTCCGTCAGTGCATGA
- the LOC116016168 gene encoding RING-H2 finger protein ATL57-like → MEEFEPFHWYINYESAKRFLVTLLFFGLSLVLLIFLFLRFIRMHASFPSSSNDDDVSNSVIVVTRQNVRRREMGVVAAGASSEVIKSLPIFMHNNRLSMSENTRLVRVGGEDCCICLGVFEDGEMIKVMPHCLHDFHSHCIDRWLSSRSTCPVCRSSIQGRI, encoded by the coding sequence ATGGAGGAATTTGAGCCGTTCCATTGGTACATAAACTACGAGAGCGCGAAGAGGTTTCTGGTGACGCTGCTTTTCTTTGGACTGTCCCTTGTCCTCCTCATTTTCCTGTTCTTGCGCTTCATTCGCATGCACGCTTCCTTTCCCAGCAGCagcaatgatgatgatgtttcaAATTCAGTAATCGTGGTCACCCGACAGAACGTTCGACGACGAGAGATGGGCGTGGTGGCGGCAGGGGCGTCTTCGGAGGTGATCAAGAGCCTGCCCATTTTCATGCACAATAACAGGTTGTCAATGTCGGAGAATACGAGGTTGGTGAGGGTGGGAGGCGAGGACTGTTGCATATGCCTGGGGGTTTTCGAGGACGGAGAGATGATTAAGGTGATGCCTCATTGTCTCCACGATTTCCACTCTCATTGCATTGATCGATGGTTGAGTAGTCGCTCTACTTGCCCTGTTTGTAGATCATCTATCCAGGGCCgtatctga